The following are from one region of the Hyla sarda isolate aHylSar1 chromosome 6, aHylSar1.hap1, whole genome shotgun sequence genome:
- the LOC130277622 gene encoding protein spinster homolog 1-like, whose translation MASPQDPLLKEEEEAMEDHSDMDVEKGDIPERQNLPSLSVMSTARSIITVVILAFVNLLIYANRSSVAGVLPYIQKAYDTNASLSGLLNTLFIGSYVLVAPIAGYLGDHCNKKYTVCAGVIVWLSMTLTLSFIPDGYFLLFLLTSGLVGAGEATFCTIAPSIIADLFTSDQRTRMLNVFYSVIPVGCGLGYIIGPKVTDAARGDWHWAFRVTPGLGLIAVALLILVTKELPRTTTNGKKNNKSQKFAKWATDLKKLFKNRSFMLTTMGSTAVSFIVGAIGVWGPSYLTHARTLLQEKDPCRAEPCDYHDILIFGVVTVISGILGVVAGTEISKRYRKFNPRADPLVCGCAMMLSAPFLLLALTFGNISLVATNIFIFIGETLLSVNFTLISDIILKVVTPWRRSSALAVQMTIYHLLGDAGSPYLIGLISDTYERGYAKSPLLKYRSLEYALMTCTIMAVIGGAFFMATALYIERDEKEAEMESEPPSSSSSSLLPADEDRASD comes from the coding sequence atggcctctccacaagacccattgctgaaggaggaggaagaagcaatggaggaccatagtgatatggatgtagaaaagggcgatatccctgagaggcagaacctgccatctctaagcgtgatgtccaccgcacgttccataatcaccgtagtgatcctcgcctttgttaatttgctcatctatgcaaatcgctccagcgtggcgggggtgctgccttatatacagaaagcatatgacaccaatgctagtctgtccggcttattgaatacattgtttattggaagctacgtgctggtcgcaccaattgccggatatttgggcgaccactgtaataagaaatatactgtttgtgcaggagtcatcgtttggctgagcatgacacttaccctgtcattcatccctgacgggtacttcctgctcttcctgctgacgagtggactggttggagccggagaggcgactttctgcaccatcgccccatccatcattgcagacctttttacaagtgaccagcggacccgcatgctgaacgtgttttattccgtcatacctgtaggctgcggactaggatacatcatcgggcccaaagtgactgatgcagcaaggggcgattggcactgggcgtttcgggtcacccctggcctgggcctcatagctgtggctttgttgattttggtcacaaaggagcttccaagaacgactacaaacgggaagaagaacaacaaatcccagaagtttgccaaatgggcgacagatctgaaaaaactatttaaaaatcgaagcttcatgttaaccaccatgggatcgacggctgtatccttcatagtgggagccataggtgtatggggtccgtcatacctgacccacgcacgaacactcctacaagagaaggacccttgccgtgctgaaccgtgtgactatcacgacatcctaatatttggtgtggttacagtcatttccggcattctgggagttgtagcagggacggagataagtaaaagatatcgcaaattcaacccacgggcggacccgcttgtgtgtggatgcgcgatgatgctctccgccccttttcttctgttggcattgacttttggcaacatcagcctcgttgccaccaacatcttcatcttcatcggagagacgcttctgtcagtaaatttcaccctcatatctgacattatactaaaagtagtaactccgtggagaagatcttcagccctggccgtgcagatgacaatctatcacctcctaggtgacgccggcagcccgtacctcatcggcctgatatctgacacctacgaacgaggatatgccaaatcccctcttctgaaataccgcagcctggagtatgccctcatgacctgcactataatggcagtcatcggaggggccttcttcatggccacggccctatatatagagagggacgaaaaagaagcagagatggaatcagaacctccgtcatcctcctcctcctcattgcttcctgccgatgaggaccgcgcttcagactga